Proteins encoded in a region of the Polycladomyces subterraneus genome:
- a CDS encoding adenosylcobinamide amidohydrolase: protein MHSTQIRQWTENGVSYRIGADYVAVRMEREWSVLSNAPVNGGWCRTNLLVNRHVPHGYCEADPIRETKEWMADHGFDAEQTVVLLTAAWTDRAAVVKRSETGVTVTAVVTAGVSNAARAGKPGPVYTDVPSPGTINILLLVDGRLTEAAMVNVVMTATEAKTAALQVLDVTDRDGDQATGTTTDVVAVAVSQRILEDVVHHYAGLATPLGQAVGQAVYCAVIEALRG, encoded by the coding sequence ATGCATTCGACGCAGATACGACAATGGACGGAAAATGGTGTCTCCTATCGCATCGGGGCTGATTATGTAGCCGTTCGGATGGAGCGAGAGTGGAGTGTGCTCAGCAACGCACCGGTCAATGGCGGTTGGTGCCGGACCAACCTTCTGGTGAATCGGCACGTACCGCATGGATATTGTGAGGCGGACCCCATCCGTGAGACAAAAGAGTGGATGGCGGATCACGGATTTGATGCTGAACAGACCGTTGTTCTGTTGACAGCGGCATGGACGGACCGGGCCGCTGTGGTGAAGAGGTCGGAAACAGGGGTAACGGTGACGGCTGTGGTGACGGCAGGGGTGAGCAATGCGGCGCGGGCGGGAAAACCGGGGCCTGTTTATACGGATGTGCCGTCGCCGGGAACGATTAATATCCTGTTGTTGGTGGACGGTCGGCTGACCGAAGCCGCCATGGTTAACGTGGTGATGACGGCAACCGAAGCGAAAACGGCTGCATTGCAGGTACTGGACGTAACGGATAGGGACGGGGATCAGGCGACGGGAACGACGACCGATGTGGTGGCAGTGGCGGTTTCCCAGCGTATCTTGGAAGACGTGGTACATCATTATGCCGGGTTGGCCACTCCTCTGGGACAAGCAGTCGGACAAGCTGTATACTGCGCGGTGATCGAGGCGTTGCGCGGATGA